The Chlamydiales bacterium genome contains the following window.
AAACTCATTTAAAAGAGCAGCGGCAGTTTTTGGACCAAATCCTTCAAGGCCAGGGATGTTATCCGAAGCGTCTCCCATGATCGCGAGGTAGTCGACGATCTGCTCAGGGACAACTCCAAAAAGCTCTTTTACTTTTGCTCTGTCGATAATGAGATTGTCTTTGTGAGCATGGACGATGAAAACGTGGTCTGAAACGAGCTGGCAGAGATCTTTATCGCTAGAGCAGATGTAGACCTTTGCCCCTTTTTTCTCAGCCCATCGCGTAATGCTCCCGATGGTATCATCCGCTTCAACTCCCGGAACGGAGAGGTTGGGAATCCCAGCTAGGTCGCAAAAGAGAATAGCGCGCTCCAACTGGAGAAAGAGGTCTTCCGGCATCTTCTCTCGATGTTTTTTGTAATCGCTGAAGATGCTTGTGCGCTTGCTTTTGTTATCGGGTCCGTCGAACACTGCGATGAAGTGCTTTGCAGAGAAGTCTTTGATTATCTTATTAATCGAACGGATGAATCCATAGAGAGCACCAGTCGACTCTCCTTTGGGGTTCGTCATGGGTCCTATTGCATAATAAGAGCGGAACAGGATGTTTACCGCGTCGATGATAAAGATCTTGTCCAGCTTATTTACCCATTGCGGTTATTGGCTGCTATCTGTGAGAGGCTGATAGAGGTAGAGGAGCTTGCCGCTCATCTCTGAAGTCATATTAGGCCCGATCTGCAGTACGTGTTTTACTTTTCCTGTTAGGAAGGCGAACTTTCCATGAGTAAGAGAGGAGAAGAAGTTCATCTTTGGCTGCAACTCAAAAACTTGGTAGGGCTCCTTCTCTTTGATGCCAGCTGCTACAACTAGCTCAGAGAGCGCTTTCCCATAATTTGCATTTGCATCGTCGATATAACCGAGCTCTTGGGCTTTGTCCGCCAAGAAAATGTGCGCTCCATACTCGTTTACCAGCTTCTCTCGATTAATTGCTGGGCGCGCTTCTGTCACGATATCCACAAAACGCGTATAGAGTCCGGAAGTGATTGCGCGCAGTGAGGCGTCTTCATCGCTCTTCCAAGGTCTAAAGGGGTTGAGTGCGTCTTTGTCTTTTCCCTCTGTGATTGTCAGAGCCTGGACGCCGATCTTATCCATTGTTCCTGTAAAGTTGAATGTAGGGCCTAAGATCACGCCGACAGATCCCACAATGCTCGAGGGAGTGGCATAGATCCGATCGCAGGCGGAAGAGATGTAGACGCCTCCAGAGGCGCACATTCCCTCGATATAGGCATAGACGGGAACTTTGTACTTCTCTTTGTAAGCTTTTATTAGACGGTAGGCGTCATCGGAGTCAGTTACTGTGCCACCAGGGGTATTCATGTGAAGAAGGATTCCTTTAACGCGCCCTCCGGCGAGCATGCCGCTGCGCGAGTCGAGAAGAATGTTCTCGATGGATTGAGAGTCTAAGAGCGGCTCTCCAATCACGCCGTGGATGTTGATGCGCAGAATTGCTGGAGTTGAAGGAGAGAGCAGCTCTCTGGAGCCGTTTGCATCTGCAGCAATGGAGGTCTCTGTCTCCTCTTCAGTGAGAGGAGATCCTGAGAGTCCAATAACGATGAAGAGGATAATGATGAGACCAACGAGAACACCTAGAATTGCGGCAAATGAGGTGAAGAAGGAGCGAAGAGATGCAGAAAAAATCGATTCTCTCGGGGGTGTCATCGGAGCTCCAGTAAGTGGAAGTGTTGATTAGACTTGATCTTAAAAAAGTAAAGGATTTTGATCTATAAAAGAAGAGAGTAAATTACGATGACACCAACTGAACTCACTCAATCTCCGGCATACAGTAGCATCTGGCTGATAAAAATTGGCATCGCAATTCTGCTGCTGATTCTTCTCAACTATCTGCTTAAAAGGCTCATCAAGAGCGCACACAAAAGGGCTCTCTCAAATTCTTTAGACTGGAGAAGCAGGTTAGATAAGATCGTCCTATTGCCTGCACACTTCATGCTCTGGATCATTGGCGCTGCTTACGTGATCAATGTCGCAGGAGAGCAGTTTGGCATACACTTCGAATATGTCACCCCCACTCGGAATGGAGCGCTCATCTGCTGCCTCTCATGGATTCTTATTCGCTGGAAGACGGAGGCTCAACACGCTCTGATACTGAAGGGTAGACAAGAGAACAAGACAATCGATGCATCCATGGTGCATATGGTCGGACGCATTCTTAGCGTGACGATCATCGTATTAACAGCGATTGTCGTGCTCCAGGTTATCGGGATCAACGTGCTGCCTCTTATCGCCTTTGGTGGTATCGGTGCTGCAGCTCTTGGTTTTGCTGCGAAGGATGTGATTGCCAACTTTTTTGGCGGGCTCATGCTCTACGTGACGCGCCCTTTTTTTGTTGGAGATCTTATTCTTCTTCCGGATCGCAGTATCGAAGGCTACGTCGAAGAGATCGGCTGGTATCTCACCTCGATCCGCGACAAGGAAAAGCGGCCTGTTTATCTGCCCAACGCGATCTTTTCGACCGTCCTCGTCGTTAACAGCTCGCGCATGTCCCACAGACGCATCGAAGAGAAGATAGGTGTGCGCTATGAGGATTTATCAAAGATCAAGAGTCTTGTTGAAGAGATTCGCAGAGTTCTCGTTCTTCATCCGATGATAGACACTGGCTGTCCTGTGATGGTCTTTTTCGATACATTTGGCGACTACTTCCTCAACATCTACATCGACGCATACTGCAAAGAGACGCGTCAAGAGGCCTTCCTCGCTATCAAACAAGAGATTCTCCTGAACATCTGCAACACCATCGACAACAGCGGCGCCCAGATGCCCTTCCCCACCAGCGCCATCCACCTCACCAACCCTCAGTAGACATGCGTTCAGTTTTCCTTGCGGAAAACTGCATTTCATTTTTTATTTTATAAGCAGAATAGACATGTCGGATGGTGTGCGCTTACGCCACACCTCCCGCGACCACCTTGCGCTTCACCTCGCTTTGCCAAATCGCGTCCTCGGAGAAGGGGCGTACCTCTGTACGACCCCTGACGCGCTCGCCGCGCTTCTCCTGCGGTGCAATTTTGCTGTGCGATCTGAATCGATCGGCTGCTCGAGGCGCTCATCCCACTTCCTTCGTCGTGGGTCCCTTTCGCGTCCAGTCGCAGATGTATCTAAAGAGACTAAGAACTTCTCTCTTCGATCTCTTTCTTCATTGCGGCGAAGCCGCATCACTTCTTTAGCCACGCAGTAAGGCGCAGGCCTTCGCTTCAGATCGCACAGCAAAATCGAAGCGCAGAAAAGCCGGCCAGGCGTACAGGGTAGGGCAATGGCCCACTCTGTTTTCGAGCACACGATTTGGCAAAGCGAGGTGAAGCGCAAAAGGGTCGCAGGGAGGCCCCGAGAGAAAGCGAAGCTTTCCCCTGGCCTACCCGACATGTCTATAGTGATTCGCAAAATTATAGAAATTAAAATGCAGCGCAGAGCGCTGCAGATCAACTTTGGAAAATTTTATGAAAAATAATGTGAGGCGACTTGTCGCCGATTAGGTGGGGGAGGGCTGGTCGTCGGATTTTACTTGGAGGAGCTCGAAGAAGGCGAGTGAGCCGAAGAGAATAAAGAGGGCGTAGATAAACCAGGGGAATGAGAGGTGAAGGGTAAGGCCGATGAGAATGAGGAATTGAAGAGCTGTTGCCACTTTGCCCCAGCGGATAGCGCGGAAGCGGTAGGAGTTCCACTTGCCGGACAAGCTTAGGTAGATTCCGAACAAGCAGAGAAAGAAGTCTCTTGAGAGCATGGCACCAGCTTGCCAGATCTCCATACGTCCTTCCATCAGCATAACGCCGAGGCCAAAGAAGACGAAGAACTTGTCCATGGTAGGATCGAGAATGGCGCCGAACTGGCTAGTGGAGCGGTAGCGGCGCGCGAGGTAGCCATCGATGCTGTCTGAGATCATTGCGAGTATTATCGCGGTAATACGCCAGGTGACGCTATCAACGAGAAATAGTAGTGCAAGGGGAGCGCGTAAGAAAGAGAGGCCGTTTGAAAGGCTAAGCATGAGCGTTAAACTGACTCTGAGCTGTGCGTAATTTTCTTTTTTCGTTTATACCAAACAACTGCAATTACCGTCACACTGAATATCAAAAAAATGAGTACGTTGAACGCTTTCACATAGCGGTAGAGCATCTCATAATTTTGTCCAAGCAGGTAGAAAAGAGTGAATGTGCAGCCCGTCCAAATGAAGCAAGCGAGAGAGTCTCTGATGATAAATTTTGAAAAGGGCATTCTGCTAATTCCCGCGCTCATAAAAATTCCATTGCGAATTCCAAACGGGATGAAGCGGCCGATAAGCAGCGTTAAGAGACCATGCTTATCGTAGAATACGCGGATCTTCTCAATTTTATTCTCATCTAAAATTTTTCTAAAAAGTCGCCAGCGCAAGAGAGCGGGCCCAAACTTCCGACCGATCCAGTAGGCAACCCAAGCGGAGAAGTAGCAGCCTAGAAAAACGCTTAAAAAAAGAAGGAGAGTGTGTTCTGGAACGACAGTAGCGGAGAGAATTGCGGCAATGATGATCATGAGATCGGCGCTGATAGGGATGTTCATCCCCGCTAGGACGATCGCTCCGAAAATAAACCAGTGAGCTAGATGGGCGTTTTGCGTGACAAATTCAATTAGTCCTTGCATAGCCCTTTATACTCAGGTTTGAATGACCGGCTCTTCTTCCTTTTTGGAAGCTGCCGCGAGCGCTTCTGCTTCTTCATCTGCAAGCTGAAGCTTTCCCTCTTCTGCAATCACTTCATTAAACTGTCTGCCCAGCGAGCGCACAGCGACAATCCATGCAGTAACAGCGAAGAAGAGGATAAGACCGACATAAGGAATACTGAGAGAGATCGAGCCAAAGAAAATAATCAAGCCCTGGTGGATGATCGATCCTCCAGACTTTCCAAGGCGAGAGCCGACGCCGTCAATTGCAGCT
Protein-coding sequences here:
- a CDS encoding S49 family peptidase; this encodes MTPPRESIFSASLRSFFTSFAAILGVLVGLIIILFIVIGLSGSPLTEEETETSIAADANGSRELLSPSTPAILRINIHGVIGEPLLDSQSIENILLDSRSGMLAGGRVKGILLHMNTPGGTVTDSDDAYRLIKAYKEKYKVPVYAYIEGMCASGGVYISSACDRIYATPSSIVGSVGVILGPTFNFTGTMDKIGVQALTITEGKDKDALNPFRPWKSDEDASLRAITSGLYTRFVDIVTEARPAINREKLVNEYGAHIFLADKAQELGYIDDANANYGKALSELVVAAGIKEKEPYQVFELQPKMNFFSSLTHGKFAFLTGKVKHVLQIGPNMTSEMSGKLLYLYQPLTDSSQ
- a CDS encoding CDP-alcohol phosphatidyltransferase family protein, giving the protein MLSLSNGLSFLRAPLALLFLVDSVTWRITAIILAMISDSIDGYLARRYRSTSQFGAILDPTMDKFFVFFGLGVMLMEGRMEIWQAGAMLSRDFFLCLFGIYLSLSGKWNSYRFRAIRWGKVATALQFLILIGLTLHLSFPWFIYALFILFGSLAFFELLQVKSDDQPSPT
- a CDS encoding mechanosensitive ion channel family protein; translation: MTPTELTQSPAYSSIWLIKIGIAILLLILLNYLLKRLIKSAHKRALSNSLDWRSRLDKIVLLPAHFMLWIIGAAYVINVAGEQFGIHFEYVTPTRNGALICCLSWILIRWKTEAQHALILKGRQENKTIDASMVHMVGRILSVTIIVLTAIVVLQVIGINVLPLIAFGGIGAAALGFAAKDVIANFFGGLMLYVTRPFFVGDLILLPDRSIEGYVEEIGWYLTSIRDKEKRPVYLPNAIFSTVLVVNSSRMSHRRIEEKIGVRYEDLSKIKSLVEEIRRVLVLHPMIDTGCPVMVFFDTFGDYFLNIYIDAYCKETRQEAFLAIKQEILLNICNTIDNSGAQMPFPTSAIHLTNPQ
- a CDS encoding DedA family protein, yielding MQGLIEFVTQNAHLAHWFIFGAIVLAGMNIPISADLMIIIAAILSATVVPEHTLLLFLSVFLGCYFSAWVAYWIGRKFGPALLRWRLFRKILDENKIEKIRVFYDKHGLLTLLIGRFIPFGIRNGIFMSAGISRMPFSKFIIRDSLACFIWTGCTFTLFYLLGQNYEMLYRYVKAFNVLIFLIFSVTVIAVVWYKRKKKITHSSESV